In the Streptomyces fradiae ATCC 10745 = DSM 40063 genome, one interval contains:
- a CDS encoding M50 family metallopeptidase, with product MTVLLTILGIALFAAGLLVSIAWHELGHLSTAKLFGIRVPQYMVGFGPTLWSRTKGETEYGVKAIPMGGYIRMIGMFPPGADGRLEARSTSPWRSMIEDARSAAYEELRPGDEKRLFYTRKPWKRVIVMFAGPFMNLVLAVAIFLGVAMSFGFATQTTEVAGVQKCVIAQSENRDRCATGDRVAPAHAAGLRVGDRIVAFNGEPVADWPELSARIRDTIGPATVTVERGGERLDLHPVLERNMVVKKDADGEVVPDEYVPAGYLGFAAKTEIVPLTFGQSVDRMGDMIADGAHAVVALPGKIPDLWDATFGDGERKADSPVGIVGAARISGEVMNLDVPTQNIVATFLLVLATFNLSLFLFNMLPLLPLDGGHIAGALWESARRNLARLLRRPDPGPFDVAKLMPVAYVVAGLFVCFTVLVLLADIVNPVKIS from the coding sequence ATGACGGTACTGCTGACGATCCTCGGCATCGCGCTGTTCGCCGCGGGTCTGCTGGTCTCGATCGCCTGGCACGAGCTGGGCCACCTCTCCACGGCCAAGCTGTTCGGCATCCGGGTGCCCCAGTACATGGTCGGCTTCGGCCCGACGCTCTGGTCCCGCACCAAGGGCGAGACCGAGTACGGCGTCAAGGCCATCCCCATGGGCGGCTACATCCGCATGATCGGCATGTTCCCGCCCGGCGCGGACGGCCGCCTGGAGGCCCGCTCCACCTCCCCCTGGCGGAGCATGATCGAGGACGCCCGCTCGGCGGCGTACGAGGAGCTGCGGCCCGGCGACGAGAAGCGGCTGTTCTACACGCGCAAGCCGTGGAAGCGCGTCATCGTGATGTTCGCCGGGCCCTTCATGAACCTGGTCCTCGCCGTGGCGATCTTCCTCGGGGTCGCCATGTCGTTCGGCTTCGCCACGCAGACGACCGAGGTCGCCGGCGTCCAGAAGTGCGTCATCGCGCAGAGCGAGAACCGCGACCGGTGCGCCACCGGCGACAGGGTCGCCCCGGCCCACGCCGCCGGCCTGCGCGTCGGGGACCGCATCGTCGCCTTCAACGGCGAGCCCGTCGCCGACTGGCCCGAGCTGTCCGCCCGCATCCGCGACACGATCGGCCCCGCCACGGTCACCGTCGAGCGCGGCGGCGAACGGCTCGACCTCCACCCCGTCCTCGAACGGAACATGGTGGTGAAGAAGGACGCGGACGGCGAGGTCGTCCCCGACGAGTACGTCCCCGCCGGCTACCTCGGCTTCGCCGCCAAGACCGAGATCGTCCCGCTCACCTTCGGCCAGTCCGTGGACCGCATGGGCGACATGATCGCGGACGGCGCCCACGCGGTCGTCGCCCTGCCCGGCAAGATCCCCGACCTGTGGGACGCCACCTTCGGCGACGGCGAGCGCAAGGCCGACTCCCCGGTCGGCATCGTCGGCGCCGCCCGCATCAGCGGCGAGGTGATGAACCTCGACGTGCCGACGCAGAACATCGTCGCCACGTTCCTGCTGGTCCTCGCCACCTTCAACCTGTCGCTGTTCCTCTTCAACATGCTGCCGCTGCTGCCCCTCGACGGCGGCCACATCGCCGGCGCCCTGTGGGAGTCCGCGCGGCGGAACCTGGCGCGGCTGCTGCGCCGGCCCGACCCGGGCCCGTTCGACGTGGCGAAGCTGATGCCCGTCGCGTACGTCGTCGCGGGGCTCTTCGTCTGCTTCACGGTGCTGGTGCTCCTCGCCGACATCGTGAACCCGGTGAAGATCTCGTAG
- the ispG gene encoding flavodoxin-dependent (E)-4-hydroxy-3-methylbut-2-enyl-diphosphate synthase, which yields MTAISLGMPSVPTKLAERRKSRQIQVGSVAVGGDAPVSVQSMTTTRTSDIGATLQQIAELTASGCQIVRVACPTQDDADALSVIAKKSQIPVIADIHFQPKYVFAAIDAGCAAVRVNPGNIKQFDDKVKEIAKAARETATPIRIGVNAGSLDRRLLQKYGKATPEALVESALWEASLFEEHDFHDIKISVKHNDPVVMVNAYRQLAAQCDYPLHLGVTEAGPAFQGTIKSAVAFGALLSEGIGDTIRVSLSAPPAEEVKVGIQILEALNLRQRRLEIVSCPSCGRAQVDVYKLADEVTAGLEGMEVPLRVAVMGCVVNGPGEAREADLGVASGNGKGQIFVKGEVIKTVPESKIVETLIEEAMKIAEQMEKDGVPSGEPEVSIS from the coding sequence ATGACCGCGATTTCTCTCGGCATGCCGTCCGTTCCGACCAAGCTGGCCGAGCGCCGGAAGAGTCGGCAGATCCAGGTCGGCTCCGTCGCCGTCGGCGGCGACGCACCCGTCTCGGTGCAGTCGATGACCACGACCCGCACCTCCGACATCGGCGCGACGCTCCAGCAGATCGCCGAGCTGACCGCGTCCGGCTGCCAGATCGTCCGGGTGGCCTGCCCCACGCAGGACGACGCCGACGCGCTCTCCGTGATCGCCAAGAAGTCGCAGATCCCGGTCATCGCGGACATCCACTTCCAGCCGAAGTACGTCTTCGCCGCCATCGACGCCGGCTGCGCGGCCGTGCGCGTCAACCCGGGCAACATCAAGCAGTTCGACGACAAGGTGAAGGAGATCGCGAAGGCCGCCCGCGAGACGGCCACGCCGATCCGCATCGGCGTCAACGCGGGCTCCCTCGACCGGCGGCTCCTCCAGAAGTACGGCAAGGCGACGCCCGAGGCGCTGGTCGAGTCGGCGCTGTGGGAGGCGTCCCTCTTCGAGGAGCACGACTTCCACGACATCAAGATCTCGGTCAAGCACAACGACCCGGTCGTCATGGTCAACGCCTACCGTCAGCTCGCCGCCCAGTGCGACTACCCGCTCCACCTCGGTGTGACGGAGGCGGGCCCGGCCTTCCAGGGCACCATCAAGTCGGCCGTGGCCTTCGGCGCGCTCCTCTCCGAGGGCATCGGTGACACCATCCGCGTCTCGCTCTCCGCGCCCCCCGCCGAGGAGGTCAAGGTCGGCATCCAGATCCTGGAGGCGCTGAACCTGCGCCAGCGGCGGCTGGAGATCGTCTCCTGCCCGTCCTGCGGGCGCGCCCAGGTCGACGTGTACAAGCTGGCCGACGAGGTCACGGCGGGCCTGGAGGGCATGGAGGTGCCGCTGCGGGTCGCCGTCATGGGCTGCGTCGTCAACGGCCCCGGCGAGGCCCGCGAGGCGGACCTGGGCGTGGCCTCCGGGAACGGCAAGGGGCAGATCTTCGTGAAGGGCGAGGTCATCAAGACGGTGCCCGAGTCGAAGATCGTCGAGACGCTGATCGAGGAGGCGATGAAGATCGCCGAGCAGATGGAGAAGGACGGCGTCCCCTCGGGCGAGCCCGAGGTCTCCATCAGCTGA
- a CDS encoding GNAT family N-acetyltransferase has translation MLTHTTTRVLEPGDLGAALAVLDSEPVANAFVTARVQAAGLDPWRLGGEMWGWYSEGRLRSLCYSGANLVPVCATPEAVRAFADRARRTGRRCSSIVGPAEATAELWRLLEPSWGPARDVRRHQPLMVAERPSADVAPDPLVRRVRKDEMDVIMPACVAMFIEEVGVSPMAGDGGLLYQARVAELVSSGRSFARVEDGKVVFKAEIGAATSKACQIQGVWVAPEYRGRGLSETGMAAVLRYALADVAPVASLYVNDYNTPARAAYRRVGFREVGAFMSVLF, from the coding sequence GTGTTGACGCACACCACCACCCGGGTCCTCGAACCCGGGGACCTCGGCGCCGCGCTCGCAGTCCTCGACAGCGAGCCGGTGGCCAACGCGTTCGTCACCGCCCGCGTCCAGGCCGCCGGCCTCGACCCGTGGCGCCTGGGCGGCGAGATGTGGGGCTGGTACTCCGAGGGGCGGCTGCGCTCCCTGTGCTACTCGGGCGCCAACCTGGTCCCCGTCTGCGCCACCCCCGAAGCGGTCCGCGCCTTCGCCGACCGCGCCCGCCGCACCGGCCGCCGCTGCTCCTCGATCGTCGGCCCCGCCGAGGCCACCGCGGAGCTGTGGCGGCTCCTCGAACCGAGCTGGGGCCCCGCCCGCGACGTCCGGCGGCACCAGCCGCTGATGGTCGCCGAGCGGCCCTCCGCCGACGTGGCGCCCGACCCGCTGGTCCGCCGCGTCCGCAAGGACGAGATGGACGTGATCATGCCGGCGTGCGTGGCGATGTTCATCGAGGAGGTCGGCGTCTCCCCGATGGCCGGGGACGGCGGGCTGCTGTACCAGGCCCGCGTCGCCGAACTCGTCTCGTCCGGCCGGTCCTTCGCGCGCGTGGAGGATGGCAAGGTGGTCTTCAAGGCCGAGATCGGCGCGGCCACCTCCAAGGCGTGCCAGATCCAGGGCGTCTGGGTCGCCCCCGAGTACCGGGGCCGCGGCCTGTCCGAGACCGGCATGGCCGCGGTGCTCCGGTACGCGCTGGCCGACGTGGCCCCGGTCGCCAGCCTGTACGTCAACGACTACAACACCCCCGCCCGCGCCGCGTACCGCAGGGTCGGCTTCCGCGAGGTCGGCGCGTTCATGAGCGTGCTGTTCTGA
- a CDS encoding GNAT family N-acetyltransferase produces the protein MDDAVSLEPLDLAARVDDALAVQAVAFGLSAGEVAVRRHIVVRHMACRGARAYGATAPDGRLVGFVYGMPNDRAHWWSTVVQPYLVREGNDDWLDDSFVITELHVHPSHQGRGIGTELITTITGTAEERRSILSAIDTESPARRLYRSLGYVDLARRVHFPSAARPYAVMGAPLPLRRRPAAGPPGDAPAGN, from the coding sequence ATGGACGACGCCGTGTCGCTTGAACCGCTCGACCTGGCCGCCCGGGTGGACGACGCGCTGGCCGTGCAGGCCGTCGCCTTCGGGCTGAGCGCGGGCGAGGTCGCGGTGCGCCGCCACATCGTGGTCCGCCACATGGCCTGCCGGGGCGCCCGCGCGTACGGGGCGACCGCACCCGACGGCCGCCTCGTCGGCTTCGTGTACGGGATGCCCAACGACCGCGCCCACTGGTGGTCCACCGTCGTCCAGCCGTACCTGGTCCGCGAGGGCAACGACGACTGGCTCGACGACTCCTTCGTGATCACGGAGCTGCACGTCCACCCCTCCCACCAGGGCCGCGGCATCGGCACGGAGCTGATCACCACCATCACCGGCACGGCGGAGGAGCGGCGCTCCATCCTGTCCGCCATCGACACCGAGAGCCCCGCCCGCCGGCTGTACCGCTCCCTCGGCTACGTCGACCTCGCCCGCCGGGTCCACTTCCCCAGCGCCGCCCGCCCCTACGCCGTCATGGGGGCCCCGCTGCCGCTGCGCCGCCGCCCCGCGGCCGGGCCGCCCGGCGACGCCCCGGCGGGCAACTGA
- a CDS encoding proline--tRNA ligase has protein sequence MAQVQRMSRMMIKTLRDDPADAETLSHKLLVRAGYVRRNAAGIWSWLPLGKKVLENVARVVREEMDAIGAQEVLLPALLPKEPYEATGRWEEYGAELFRLKDRKGADYLLGPTHEEIFTQLVKDQCTSYKDLPVILYQIQIKYRDEARPRSGILRGREFHMKDSYSFDTTDEGLAESYRLHREAYVRIFDRLGLRHKVVSAVSGAMGGSASEEFLAPAAAGEDTFVYCPSCDYAANTEAVTFAGGAPVDGSGHGPVEELDTPDTPTIETLAEHLGVPASATLKNLLVKVDGEIVAVGVPGDREVDLGKLEDHLAPAVVEMVTAEDFTGRPDLVRGYVGPQGLDKVRYIADPRVAPGTAWITGANQPDKHARNVVCGRDFQVDDYLDVVVVEEGDPCPRCGTGLKLDRAIEIGHIFQLGRKYTDAFQLDVLGQQGKPVRVTMGSYGIGVSRAVAALAEQTADDKGLCWPREIAPADVHVVAAGKALQTELALDVSEKLREAGLRVLVDDRAGVSPGVKFTDAELIGVPRILVAGRRSGEGVVELKDRRTGEREELTVEEAVARLTAE, from the coding sequence ATGGCCCAGGTCCAGCGCATGTCCCGCATGATGATCAAGACACTGCGCGACGACCCGGCGGACGCCGAGACGCTCAGCCACAAACTGCTCGTCCGCGCCGGCTACGTCCGCCGCAACGCCGCCGGCATCTGGTCCTGGCTGCCGCTGGGCAAGAAGGTCCTGGAGAACGTCGCGCGCGTCGTGCGCGAGGAGATGGACGCCATCGGCGCGCAGGAGGTGCTGCTCCCGGCCCTGCTGCCCAAGGAGCCGTACGAGGCGACCGGCCGCTGGGAGGAGTACGGCGCCGAGCTGTTCCGCCTCAAGGACCGCAAGGGCGCCGACTACCTGCTCGGCCCCACCCACGAGGAGATCTTCACCCAGCTGGTCAAGGACCAGTGCACGTCCTACAAGGACCTGCCGGTGATCCTCTACCAGATCCAGATCAAGTACCGCGACGAGGCCCGCCCCCGCTCGGGCATCCTGCGCGGCCGCGAGTTCCACATGAAGGACTCGTACTCGTTCGACACCACCGACGAGGGCCTCGCCGAGTCGTACCGCCTGCACCGTGAGGCGTACGTGCGGATCTTCGACCGCCTGGGCCTGCGCCACAAGGTCGTCTCGGCGGTGTCGGGCGCCATGGGCGGCTCGGCCTCCGAGGAGTTCCTCGCCCCGGCTGCCGCCGGTGAGGACACCTTCGTGTACTGCCCGTCCTGCGACTACGCGGCCAACACCGAGGCCGTCACCTTCGCGGGCGGCGCGCCCGTCGACGGCTCCGGGCACGGCCCCGTCGAGGAGCTGGACACCCCGGACACGCCGACCATCGAGACGCTGGCCGAGCACCTCGGCGTCCCGGCGTCCGCCACGCTGAAGAACCTGCTGGTCAAGGTGGACGGCGAGATCGTCGCCGTGGGCGTCCCCGGTGACCGCGAGGTCGACCTCGGCAAGCTGGAGGACCACCTGGCGCCCGCCGTGGTCGAGATGGTCACCGCCGAGGACTTCACCGGCCGCCCCGACCTGGTGCGCGGCTACGTCGGCCCGCAGGGCCTGGACAAGGTCCGCTACATCGCCGACCCGCGCGTCGCCCCCGGCACGGCCTGGATCACCGGCGCCAACCAGCCGGACAAGCACGCCAGGAACGTCGTCTGCGGCCGCGACTTCCAGGTGGACGACTACCTCGACGTCGTCGTGGTCGAGGAGGGCGACCCCTGCCCGCGGTGTGGCACGGGCCTGAAGCTGGACCGCGCCATCGAGATCGGCCACATCTTCCAGCTCGGCCGCAAGTACACCGACGCCTTCCAGCTCGACGTGCTCGGCCAGCAGGGCAAGCCGGTCCGCGTGACCATGGGCTCGTACGGCATCGGCGTCTCCCGCGCGGTCGCCGCCCTCGCCGAGCAGACGGCCGACGACAAGGGCCTGTGCTGGCCGCGCGAGATCGCCCCGGCCGACGTCCACGTCGTCGCCGCCGGCAAGGCCCTCCAGACCGAGCTGGCCCTGGACGTCTCCGAGAAGCTGCGCGAGGCGGGGCTGCGGGTCCTGGTCGACGACCGGGCCGGGGTGTCGCCGGGCGTGAAGTTCACCGACGCCGAGCTGATCGGCGTGCCCCGGATCCTCGTCGCCGGGCGCCGGTCGGGCGAGGGCGTCGTGGAGCTGAAGGACCGCCGTACGGGCGAGCGCGAGGAGCTGACGGTCGAGGAGGCGGTGGCCCGCCTCACGGCCGAGTAG
- a CDS encoding slipin family protein, producing the protein MGEELLTAAVLAGVAVIVYVGAAARVVRQYEQGVVLRFGRLRSRVRGPGLTFVVPLVDRMHKVNMQIVTMPVPAQDGITRDNVTVRVDAVIYFKVVAPVDAVIRVEDYRFAVSQIAQTSLRSIIGKSDLDDLLSNREKLNQGLELMIDNPAVEWGVTIDRVEIKDVSLPETMKRSMARQAEADRERRARLINADAELQASKKLSQAAREMSETPSALQLRLLQTVMAVAAEKNSTLVLPIPVELLRFLERSAEAAEHRTAERSPAGRSGGRAAGEAREGQGGREDAVTDGAGPSAALAGARPAGLRGGGRPEPAAEPEGGARAPDRTRTAAAAPGRASAPTAPPVREDDAGTAGCL; encoded by the coding sequence ATGGGCGAGGAACTGCTGACCGCGGCCGTACTGGCGGGCGTGGCCGTCATCGTGTACGTCGGGGCCGCCGCGCGGGTCGTCCGCCAGTACGAACAGGGCGTCGTCCTGCGGTTCGGGCGGCTGCGGAGCCGGGTGCGGGGGCCGGGGCTGACCTTCGTCGTGCCGCTCGTGGACCGGATGCACAAGGTCAACATGCAGATCGTGACGATGCCCGTGCCCGCGCAGGACGGCATCACCCGCGACAACGTCACGGTGCGGGTCGACGCGGTGATCTACTTCAAGGTGGTCGCCCCGGTGGACGCCGTGATCCGGGTCGAGGACTACCGGTTCGCCGTCTCCCAGATCGCCCAGACCTCGCTGCGGTCCATCATCGGCAAGAGCGACCTGGACGACCTGCTCTCCAACCGGGAGAAGCTGAACCAGGGCCTGGAGCTGATGATCGACAACCCGGCCGTCGAGTGGGGCGTCACCATCGACCGCGTCGAGATCAAGGACGTGTCGCTGCCCGAGACCATGAAGCGCTCCATGGCCCGGCAGGCCGAGGCCGACCGCGAGCGGCGGGCCCGGCTGATCAACGCGGACGCGGAGCTGCAGGCGTCCAAGAAGCTGTCGCAGGCGGCGCGGGAGATGTCCGAGACGCCCTCGGCGCTCCAGCTGCGCCTCCTCCAGACGGTGATGGCGGTCGCCGCGGAGAAGAACTCGACGCTGGTGCTGCCGATCCCGGTGGAACTGCTGCGGTTCCTGGAGCGGTCCGCGGAGGCCGCCGAGCACCGGACGGCCGAGCGGTCCCCCGCCGGGCGGTCCGGGGGCCGGGCGGCCGGGGAGGCCCGGGAGGGCCAGGGCGGCCGGGAGGACGCCGTCACGGACGGCGCCGGGCCCTCCGCCGCGCTCGCCGGGGCGCGCCCCGCGGGCCTGCGCGGCGGCGGACGACCCGAGCCGGCCGCCGAACCCGAGGGCGGAGCCCGCGCCCCGGACCGGACGCGGACGGCCGCCGCCGCGCCCGGACGCGCATCGGCGCCGACCGCCCCGCCGGTGCGGGAGGACGACGCCGGTACGGCGGGGTGCCTCTGA
- a CDS encoding aminoglycoside phosphotransferase family protein, whose translation MAHAADAPLSEPPRRLVRALGETYGEDAAGAWLGELPDTARRALGERGATAERVVEPGGRSSVVALVRLPGGEPAALKLAPPFAAPALEREALAHWNGWGAVRLLDDAPDGPGLLLERLRPDVSLRSLPEAKALLEAAGTVRRLWVEPPEGHRFESVADRTARMAEAMAPLRADEAVGALVAAALEAREALLADAAEALLLHGCFRQGKVLAGDRAPWLAVGPEPVVGERAYDLARLVRDRVEDLVAEASGPVAARRRVSRLAGSLDLDAERVRGWTLFRAVEAGTRALAAGREREAEPLLEFAGWL comes from the coding sequence ATGGCCCACGCCGCTGACGCCCCCCTGTCCGAACCGCCGCGCCGCCTGGTGCGGGCGCTCGGCGAGACGTACGGCGAGGACGCCGCGGGCGCGTGGCTCGGCGAGCTGCCGGACACCGCGCGCCGGGCGCTGGGAGAGCGGGGCGCGACCGCCGAACGGGTGGTGGAGCCGGGCGGGCGCAGCAGTGTGGTGGCCCTGGTGCGGCTTCCCGGCGGAGAGCCGGCCGCGTTGAAGCTGGCGCCGCCGTTCGCCGCGCCCGCTCTGGAGCGGGAGGCGCTGGCCCACTGGAACGGCTGGGGCGCGGTGCGGCTGCTGGACGACGCCCCGGACGGTCCCGGCCTGCTGCTGGAGCGGCTGCGGCCCGACGTGTCGCTGCGGTCCCTGCCGGAGGCGAAGGCGCTGCTGGAGGCGGCCGGCACGGTGCGGCGGCTCTGGGTGGAGCCGCCGGAGGGGCACCGCTTCGAGTCGGTGGCCGACCGGACGGCGCGGATGGCGGAGGCGATGGCCCCGCTCCGGGCGGACGAGGCGGTGGGCGCCCTGGTGGCCGCCGCGCTGGAGGCCCGTGAGGCGCTGCTGGCCGACGCGGCGGAGGCGCTGCTGCTGCACGGCTGCTTCCGGCAGGGCAAGGTGCTGGCCGGCGACCGGGCGCCGTGGCTGGCGGTGGGGCCCGAGCCGGTGGTGGGCGAGCGGGCCTACGACCTGGCGCGGCTGGTGCGGGACCGGGTCGAGGACCTGGTGGCGGAGGCGTCCGGGCCGGTGGCGGCGCGGCGGCGGGTGAGCCGGCTGGCGGGGTCGCTGGACCTGGACGCGGAGCGGGTGCGCGGCTGGACGCTGTTCCGTGCGGTGGAGGCGGGCACGCGGGCCCTGGCGGCCGGGCGGGAGCGCGAGGCGGAGCCGCTGCTGGAGTTCGCGGGCTGGCTCTGA
- a CDS encoding DUF4439 domain-containing protein, which yields MSALEAVQAVLAAEHAAVYGYGVVGARVGAARREEAAAGLAAHRALRDAAARAVRDLGGEPGVSAPAYALPFPVADADAAVRLAAVLEDRVAGAYADLVRAASGAARRDAAAALREAAVRAVRWRGGGVAFPGLAERP from the coding sequence GTGAGCGCGCTGGAGGCCGTGCAGGCGGTGCTGGCCGCGGAGCACGCGGCGGTGTACGGGTACGGCGTGGTCGGCGCCCGGGTCGGCGCGGCGCGCCGGGAGGAGGCCGCGGCGGGCCTCGCGGCGCACCGGGCGCTGCGGGACGCCGCCGCGCGGGCGGTGCGGGACCTGGGCGGCGAGCCCGGCGTGTCGGCGCCCGCCTACGCGCTGCCGTTCCCGGTGGCCGACGCGGACGCGGCGGTGCGGCTGGCCGCCGTACTGGAGGACCGGGTCGCGGGCGCGTACGCCGACCTCGTGCGGGCCGCCTCGGGCGCCGCGCGGCGGGACGCGGCGGCGGCGCTGCGGGAGGCGGCGGTGCGGGCCGTGCGCTGGCGGGGCGGCGGCGTAGCCTTTCCTGGGCTCGCCGAGCGACCGTGA
- the rimP gene encoding ribosome maturation factor RimP — translation MSTTQSERLRGLLEPLVTDRQLDLEEIEVSRAGRRTVLRVVIDSDDGVELDAVADVSRAISQKLDETDAMGEGEYLLEVSSPGADRPLTEHRHFVRATGRLVRFRLHEGGELVARVLGVDGEGLDVEVPGVKGRKATTRRVEFPEIAKARVEIEFNRKDKKEEEEA, via the coding sequence ATGAGCACCACCCAGAGCGAGAGGCTGCGCGGGCTGCTTGAACCGCTGGTCACCGACAGGCAGCTGGATCTGGAAGAGATCGAGGTGTCCCGGGCGGGCCGCCGCACGGTGCTGAGGGTCGTCATCGACTCGGACGACGGCGTGGAACTCGACGCCGTCGCCGACGTGAGCCGCGCCATCTCCCAGAAGCTCGACGAGACGGACGCGATGGGCGAGGGGGAGTACCTCCTCGAAGTGAGCTCCCCCGGCGCCGACCGCCCCCTCACCGAACACCGCCACTTCGTGCGCGCCACCGGGCGCCTGGTGAGGTTCCGGCTGCACGAGGGCGGCGAGCTCGTCGCCCGCGTCCTCGGCGTGGACGGCGAAGGGCTCGACGTCGAGGTCCCCGGGGTGAAGGGCCGCAAGGCCACCACCCGCCGCGTGGAGTTCCCCGAGATCGCCAAGGCGCGCGTGGAGATCGAGTTCAACCGCAAGGACAAGAAGGAAGAGGAGGAGGCGTA